The genomic DNA CAATTTCCACCTCACTCATTCATTACAGTTTAGTTACAGAgggtataatgtgattggccgGTAATGAGCAGTACAGGTACAAACGTCAGAAAATCACGATGTCTGCAATTCTTTCAGGCAAAATCGTGGAATGCCTCAGTTTCATCACGGAAAATCACGAAATTACAAGCGAGAAGCAAGCGCTCAGTAAGATTCAAAGAAATGACCTATAATGTCTTAAATTTAGGCAATATTCGATTAAATGCGCTATAAAGATGCAACAAGCTCTTCTTAAAAGAACTAGAAAAGTGAACACAGACATTGAATAGCTTTGTGAAATGTGCCGCATCCATGCGGTCATTTCTATTGAATAATTGGGGAAACGTGTCAAggatttcaacaaaaaaaataaaataaaaaccacTTAAAAACATGGATACCCACATGCGGCTGCTTTGTTGGTGTTGAACATGGTTGGCTCAGTAACCTAAAACCTCTTTGGGCAGTTATGGGTGTGGAATTGCCCCCCTCGAACAATGAGGTCCATTGAATGTGATCTCGACAGAAAACGGACAATTATAGAGGAAAGGAAACTCGGTACAAAACTGTCTAAGAAAATCAAAGAGTTTATTGAGATATCAATTATGTCTGAAAAAATAACTGATTATCTTAATTCAAGTACCCGGTAATTGCACCGCTGTCAAGTTACAAAGAACAACCTGTTAACTAAATGGTGTCGTGATTGAAAGTCAAGTAATAACAAACAGTAAAATGCGATTGTTGGGATCCTGCCAGAATACGGTTAGTGTACTGTGACGAGTGAATCTTTAGTTTTTGCCGGACTTTTGCACGGGCATTTCCAAAAGGAAATAATTAAACAGGGACCGGATTTAAAGAAAGGTCTTCAACCTGGTTTAGGTTACCACCTGTGATCTTCCAACAAAACTCGTAATCGGTTGTGATGTATTATCCTGCCGTTTGGAAGTGTTGAATAAAACTGGCAACATCATCAAACACGTGTCATTTAATTTTCTGCAAAAAGGCAAGAAGAGATAGTTGCAAAAATTACGAAAGAAACAAGCTGGTTCTTGCCAAATGATTGTTGTGTTCAGGAGCCCCCACTAACCCCAACGCATACAACTTCTCTGCCTTTTTCGCAATTTGTTTGAGCCAAGAGATACAAACTCGATAatagaaaataaattattagaaAAAAATGTTATGTTAGATCGgcagagaaacaaaataaaaccaaacaaaaaaaaaacgaacaaagGGGAAATAAGAGTAAAGGTCCTTAGACTTCTTCTTCATTGTAGTACTCATTACGATGCTAATCGCTGCAAGGAGAGCTGGCCGGTTTTTGAGATACCATGCCACCTTTATTTTTTGTGGCACACAAAAATTAAAGTAGATGTAAAAACTTGCATTGACTGTCGGGGAGAACGTTAGCCAGCCTTGGGATGTATAAAACCACTTTCCTGTGAAGAACGCAACACTTCAACGTGCCCCAATGTTGGTTTAAACTCTGTATAATAAAGCAGGGGTGTCCCTCAAACACTTTGCCAGCAACAAATTATTTCCCCCGCAAGGTAACTTTTAACAAGGTAACAACCGAATTACTCTTTTTGTAGGTAAGATCCGAGGAAGGAATCTGAGTGTTGGGATCCATTTATGTGATAGAAAAGGTGTCATTAACATGTGCTAACGAATTTAAATGAATTCTGAACTGACTGCGCGTTTGATGTGTGTCATTAATGATTCTAACTTTATAGCCCTCTGCTGTATGTTATACTGTTTGATATATGGAATAAAATAGCAAtagaaaacaatagttttaaaTACAGATCTAATTTTATCGAGAGGTGGTCTACAGCAATTAATGGAAACTCAGTTTAATTTGCATTCACAGTCGCCATTTGTACATTTAATTCTGCGTCACGATGCACTCTTTTTCCTGACAACCTTTAATTTACattaaaatataaagaaaaagCTCTACGGTTCCAGTGTAAAGAAGGCGATGAAACCGCCTAAAGCAACCCTGAAATATATTATTAACACGAGAAAATACAGTGAGTAACTTCGTTGCTACCAGGGCGTGGCAGTAAAACAACAGGCGTCTTGTCATTTTGTTGCAAgttaacttttttcatttgACTGTCTATGATAAATTGATCAATAAAGAATTCAATTTAAGTGTAAATTAAGGGCCTCCCATCAACACTGATtacaaaaagacatttatatTAATCGAAAGTTATTAAACGTTCAAGTGTCCTCGCCTACTGCTCTTTTTACAACAATTCTTGTAACAATTTCACTTTCGAAACTTTGAAAACGAAATGTCTTAAGCGTTTTATAAAGCCCATTCAAGCACTTAGGGAACAAAATTTTACTGATCTGAAATGTTAACTAAAGCTTTATCGATAGCCCTAATTTTATaactccattgttttttataatGAAAATCGACATAATTGAAATATGCCTGAGTTCTTTGCACTCAATCTAAGTTACTTGGTCACCGTACTCTTCATAAATTGACTGGCAAGCATGATCACTACTCACTTACGAGTTAACACTGTTGCTGGACTCAAGACAGAGAATGGATGTTTTTATGTCTGTTTCAGGTTAGGTACTTTCCTCGTCTTATTGTTACGCGTAACAGTGTACAAGTTAAAGATATTGCAATATCATGCAATCAAAGCCTTCCCGTTTCTGTATCGAAAGGTTTGGTACCAAATGCTGGAAACTTGCAACAATGGAAGCTCACCTATAGTTTGATAAGAAAAATATCAACTACATAGTGTCAATTATATCTGCAAGAAAATGTAGAGCCTCTATCGATTCATCAATATCTTGAAGCTTAAAAAGGAAAACGCAAGTATATGGCACTCGACGTACTCCCTGTAGTTATTAGCCTTAATCTATTGTTAACGAGAGATGCCAGAAGAATAAATAGCGACTTTTCTAGCTTTTACAAGAACGAAAATAACGCGTTTTGTGATTGCTCTCGtcgcaagaaaaaaataattcacaCGACACGATAGTTCACCGCATGGATCGCATCACTTTATCTTCATCGCTTTTTGATAACCCCAAGCACTGGTGACAACCTCTCTCGTTATTGTGGATTAACAGCAAGATTGCAGGAAATGACATATATGAAGAGTTCTTATTTCATTCTTAAGCCTTTTTAAACTGAGTTTGTAAAGATCAATGCTTGCTTGTAGGTGCAGGGCGGGTAAATCAGCTGGGAGGTCATTATATCAACGGAAAACCGTTACCCAAAGAAACAAGGAAAGAAATAATTGACTTGGCCAGAGTTGGGGTTCGCCCTTGCGACATCAGTCGGCGCCTAAAAGTAACCCATGGCTGTATCAGTAAATTGCTTTCCAAGTATCAAAAAACTGGGTGCATTAATCCTGGAGGAGCTAATGTGGGAAGACCACGAGTTATCACTCCTTGAATAGAAGAAAAGATAGAACAGTACAGGCGAGAACAACCAGGGATCTTCTCTTGGGAGCTGCGGGATCGTCTTCTTCGTGAAAATGTGTGCAGCCTCGAGAATCTCCCCTCTCTGAGTTCTATCAGCAGACTTATTAAACAGAAGAGGATGGGTGGTGCCACAGCAAGCCTTATGTCTTCCAGTTGTGCTGATCAACTACGAGATAGAGAAATTCTTGAGGAGAGCACAGAGTCACAATCCAATGTGACAGGTCGAGGTAGAAACTGAAGCGTCTCTCATTATAAATTATACAAGAAAATCGTTTGAAAAAGCCGATGTCCAGCAATTTCCTAATTGTAATTAGCACTTCCTCTTGTAGTCTATTTGAAACTTACTTAAAATTGAAAACGAGTCCCACGATATGGTTTTTATTCGGGAATTAAGCTAGAACAACAACGTCATCCAAAAAAAGGGAACAACATACGAAAATATAGCCTcccattattttgaaaaattcgcAATTATTCCAATCCAAGTCGTTCGGCATGAAGAGTGTGTACCATCCTTTCAGAAATACTAACACTTGGTGTAGTTTtggaaagaaaaactgaaaactcACTGTCGGGTGCTCTCGTCCCCCTTATCAAGAGAGGACGAGGGGAGAGAACACATCGACCATACTccgtacttattgactgagtttaggtcgggccggacgtgAAAATATTTGGCCAGAGGACATGGATTACGGACCAagtgcagcgaggtccgtgcgccaagaccgagggccaaataatttccctcatacggggattttcccaatagatTTACAATGAAAAGCGCGCGAGGGGCCGCACTGGCCATATGATAAATGGGCGTCTtccaataataatttttttcaatctgaTTTAGCTCGTATTCATGATGCCCAGCTATTTTAAGGAAGAAACCTGATTGGTTAGTTGTAATTGATCATTGGCTGCACGATCATGAGCACGAGACCGAAATAACTTTACCATTATGGCGCgaagcttaaaatagattgGAAAAAATATCATAGGTTATGGAGATGTGTAGTCTCCCCTCATCCTCTTTTTATCAAATgtgttaattattttctttttttaagaataTGGCCAAGAAATGGAGAAAAACGCTAAGCACAAGTGTACCAAAATATTATTGGTTTAAGCCGCTTCTCAATTACTGTCAATATAAAAGAGGCGAGTTCTGCTGAATATGACTTTAGAAGTAACTAGAAAAGGATCGAGGAAAGAAAATCATTGGCTGGAATTTAATACTAGTCGTTACAGTGATTATATTTTTTGCACAAGATTACTTTTACAAActtaaagaaattttttttacctgtacTTTGCTTCTGTTCCTGCGTGCAATCTTGCACAGGTAACAACACCGAGGGAGGGTCAGTATCCAACGAAGGCCATTTCATGATTCACCGAAAACGCCGTCAACGAGCGAAATATTCAACACATCAACTTAACCAACTGGAGATTGAGTTTGATAGGAACCCATATCCCAATGCATGGGATCGAGAAGGACTGGCACAGATGCTGGGAATCCATGAGACCAGAATACAGGTGCGTGATCTCCGTGAATAATGAtatgtaaatttaattgttaaCTAAGTACAGTTTTTGCTAACATGCGATGAATGAACGTTACTTGCTTCATGTTATTTGAGTTCACGTATGGAACTAAGGGGGATCCTTCCTAACTAAAGGCCCGTTTGCTAAGAACAAATAGGGTCAGCGGATTGTCATTGATTTTCCCTGATTACAAATTTTATACAccataataagggatacataagGTATCTACAACGGTAAGGTATCGCTCCTCCACCGACCGCCAAAATGGCGGGAAATGTTAAATGTTTTCGTGTTTGCTtattaaaagaaatttaaagggATGTTGTTGACGTTCGTGTTTAGAAAAGCATGCTTTGCTATGTCAAGTCGATTTTTTTAAGGGCTATCAGCTTCAATTGCGGTTAGCAAGCGATGGTCAAATGAAGATGCGAACTATCTGTTGGTGGTACAATGTTTGTTCAAGAAATAAACATGGCGACGAAGTAGCTTCTAGTGCCAGTCTTCATTCAAGTAAATCGGAAACTAGAGGTCACGTAAAATGGTCTCAAGGCTATTATTTTCGGAAGAGCAGGAGATAGAAAACCATTCGCAGCATCCTTCGTTTCCGTTTTTTTGGGAGATAGAGCCGCCTCTAACAAACATGTTGGAACAACCCTAAAAGATTCATGTCTCCTATAAAAATTCCAGTTGTCAACAAACCCATACGTATAGCCCGCATGagtttttgaatttttctgCCGTGGTCACTTGACTTCACCAAATATAGTTAAAATTCACCACTAATAAAGAACGGCCAAGCATGTTCAAGTTGTCTGTTGTCCTTCTGGAACCCAAGGTATGGCCAATGAAAAATGACCGTGAAGAGATCAAAAGAACATTATATTGAAATCGTCTTTGACCACTATCTTTTTCACTATTAGGTATGGTTCTCAAATCGTCGGGCAAAAGGAAGAAGGAAACCTCCAATGGCTGCACAAGTCGCCCATCGCACCTCACCTGTGCTGTGTACATGCCGCAGGTTCCCCACACCATTGTTGTCACCATGGATGATTGAGTCTGGGCCTTCAAGATTGCTTTTTCCTCCACCTGGCTTTTGGGAATTCGAATGTTGATGATGTTTTTAAGACGATAGATTTACTAGTAAACGGATGATGAACTATATCTTAGTCGCGTCAAGGTGACTAAGCACACATTATGTACAATCTCAAATCATATACTCTGTTTTCTTCCCTCATGCAGTGTTTTTACAATTAGCCAAaggaatataaaaaaataccaTAAGACTCTTTGTTTTGTCTCTCCAAATGTTCGCAcaagaattgtttttattttctcttgggacttaaaatggtcccaagagaaactggaaacaatacttatgcaaaatttgggaggggcaagcaaagagtattatggtatttctcATATTGGTTAATTACTTAGGTTACTTGTAGCTACTACTTTTTCAGTTCATAGCTTTACAGCATTCACAGCTATTCAGGTAAAATTTCTTTCATACGCTCAAATGTTAAATTAAACGAAAATAGAAAATCTCTGAAAGTGAACAGTAAGGCTTTAAAGCGCTGCTATGACCAAAAAGAGTAAGTGACCCAAAGTTTAagtcgtgaaaaaaaaaacatacctgTTTATTTCAAGTGGAATTTTACttaaatcttgagagagctggatcgaggaaaaaATGACATCCAAGACTTACTAGtgtaagaatgcaatgcgtgtgcacgcggattaattaatatgcatcacttttgcatatataataagctgcattctaAACCAAGgggtaaatgacgtcacttttccttagatccaaccctctgaggagCAATCGattagttttgaacgtgagtagtAGCAGACCGTGAAATACAAAACTTaagcccgtttcaaacgtcgaactgtACATGTGCCGAAAGTTCGACGCTTGAAACGGGCCTTACACTCAAAggcactcaaagtaaacaaggcctttggacaaaattttttttcagtcaggtgttaagcaaacacactttcaaaatctgaagaaagaaaggaaTTGATTTtctgatcatagtagcactttaatctAATTAATAACTGAATGAAAAGATAATGATTAATGAAATCCAGCGGCTGCAAGCAAGTAATTGTTACCCACTAAAATAAGTGTTTCTCCGTCCAACACACGTTCGACAAAAAACGTTGAAATGCAACATATTAAGCTGACGGAATCGGGAATAAAGAGAAGTTTATGAATACTGGAAAATATTAGGACTGGAATTGAGAGCATTACTACGACAGACAAATTGATGAGTTTAATGAAGTGATTGTttcatagagcagttttcaaatgactgtcgaaagtaattacgtgATTACaaaagaccattttacagtAAGATTTAAACCTTTTCTCCTGTCGAGAACCGAAATACGCGATTGGTCCCGCAACGGAACGGCAACGTAACGGATAAGATCTCACtgtttttttggcaaaaaaatttAGGAACCGTTCTCCTTTTTATCTGTTTCGTTGCTCTGTCGCGCAAAAGTGCCTTCTGTTTCCATTTATTAGTCGGGCGACCGACTCTAGGTTTACCAATGTATTTCTTCGCAAATGTCCGTCATGTGCAATGGGCAATACCGCAGATATGTAGTGAAGGCTCAATGTTCATTCCGCTTCATTTTAATCTTAGAAGGGATTCTCTGTGATGGTAGGCATACATTACAGGTATGGCAGAAGCGAGTTACGGTGTTAGGTCCAATACGCTCAAACCACTTACAAACGCACAGACTGTTCATGGTAGACCCACATCAAAACACGGCAATGAGCGTGCATATATTTCGACGATTGATCCACGCCTTCATATCTTCACGTATTGATAATTGTAACAGCCTGTTTTGTGGCTTGCCTGTTGCCGAGATCGAAAAACTACAACGTGTACAGAATGCAGCTGCAAGGCTGGTGACTGGATCAAAGCGAACAGAACATATTACGCCCACACTTCGAAATCTCCACTGGTTACCCGTTGAACAAAGAATAAAGTTTAAGACCGCTCTGCTTGTCTACAAAGCACTAAATGGAATGTCTCCCAGCTACATAAAAGAACTTATTGTCCCATATACTCCTGCCCGTAAACTGCGATCATGCAATAAAGGCCTTCTTAAGATCCCAAAATCAAGAACATCCAGTTTTGGTGATCGAATGTTCGGTGCTGCAGCCCCAAgattatggaacagtcttcctgaCAATATTAGACTCAACAACAGTTCCATTGATGActttaaaagaagtttaaaaacttatctttttaaattagctttttgaTTTCCATATTCGTacattttttagatttttatctttatgttttaacctgtctttgtaaaaagcattgagacttaCGTGACatgcgtttttaagaaataaagtattattattattattattcgaaaGGGGTCGTTCCGCGATCTCTTAGCAAATATCTCAAGTGTTGCTATCAAGCTCTTGCAAGTTCTAAAGAGATCAGTTGAGCAGTCAGTACAAAATGTGCAAACTATGACCGGAAATGACAGAAGTACATTAAGGAACTTTACTCGAAATTTTGACGCTGGCGGGTGCAAGCTGATATTTCTGATATTTGATAATCAGCATAATGGCACGGAGGACAACGACAACAAGAAAGCGGTCATCTTGGATGAGAGAGAAGCCACTTACCGAAGCGAAGATGCAAgtaacttctttaattttatgactgtcatgatcattatttcatatattttgtaCAATGTATCAAGTGGGTTATCAGTTTCTCTTTGCACTGCATTAGTTTTTCTGTGTAATCATGTACGTTCGCATGTTGTATACAATAGGGACCTTTCGATTAGTCAAGGGCGACGGCAACGTGGGACATTTTTACTTCCGGTAGGgtattgcgcatgagcagattTCTGAGACGGCGGTCTCCCTTTACGCGCGGACTTCAAGAAGCCTTGTTTGACGTCGTAGGAAAACGTATCGACTATGGCGAAGGAATCAAGGTAAGAAACGGAACTTTGTGAAACACTTTAAAGTAAATTAatgttgttattaaattttctgTGAAATGTAAACGAATAGGGCGTGATGTGCTTTGCAGAGAACTACAATTTGACCGGCGAATGAGATTTcgtttggtttgtttgtttgtgccGGATTGGATTCAGTAGTTGCACAAGCTGAGCTGAAACGTTTTGTTTGTATATACTTGCAGTCTGTTTAAATAAATGCTTCCCTTATCTCTTAATTTTTTGTCACCGTcaaaaaaagagagaacaatattaagcttaaattatattttggcTTATCTAGATGGAAAATTAAAAGATCGTAGCAACGGTACTAAGTTCGGCTTTCAAAGTGTAAGCtgaattattttcattatttttggaaGGACCTTACTGGCTAAGTTGAACAGTTCCATCGACGAAATCCTGGTTGCCTTAAACATTTTTATATTCATAATTGGATTCGGTATTACGAAACCCAGGACGCTGGCATTCAAGTGTTTAGTAATTACCATATTTTACAAAATTCAAGATTTATTGTTTTCCCACATTTTCCATGTGACTGTTTAAATAATTCAGTGCTGTCCAATTTAttgtgaatttatttttccaACCGAAATTACATTTGTGCCATACTGTTTTGAAGGGAGAaatcatatttttatttattttttattaaaccAAATCTTAATCTACTCTGTTCAAATTGTGCACATATATACACTGATGATTTTATTGATAAGAAATTTTGCTTAATATCCAGTGATAGTTCTTTCTTCATTGTCAATTTATTGCACTTTCAGTCAATCAATGAAATGGACTGAAGAGCATGAAGTAGTTATGTTGAGGGAATTGATGCTTATGCAACCATGGCAGCACAGGAAAGGAACCAGTGAGAGAGGTGATGATTGGGAAAAACTGGCAATTTCCTTAAATGCTATTCCTAATCCACAATTCCGTGTTACTCAGCGATCGGTTCGTGATCACTATTCTACAATGgaaaagagaaggagaaaaaaagtcagGGAAGAAGACAGAGCTTCAGGTATTGCTCCCGAAGAGGACAAGGAATTGGATCAGTTACTTGATGAAATCATGGAACTCTTTAATGAATCAGACAAAGCAATAGatgaaacaaaacagaagcaggAAGAAGAAGTAaagaaagcagaagaaatgcgGAAGAGATCGCTGGAAACTTTTAAAGAAAGTGCAAAGAGGAATGGTGATGAACAACAAGgagcaaaacagagaaaaactagaGCTAGTGGAGCAAACACTATGGCTTATCTCAAGGAAAGGGCAGAAACTGAGGCAACTTTAAAGCGTGAGAAATTGGAGATAAAAAGGAAAGAGTTAGTGCTGCAAGCAAAAGAGCAAGAGGGAAGACAACAGCAATTTGACATGATGAACAAGCAAACTAGAGATATCCAACAGCTTCAGCAGCAGCAGATGCAGCAGTTTATGCAAATGAATGCAAACATGATGCAGCAGCACCAACAGCAAACTCTTGCACTTATGGAGCTGATGAGAAAGTTTGCTGACAAGTGATTCTGATTATTATATgcaagaagagaacattttaacACACAAGaagttaacatttttattaaatgagaacgttgtaaggattttaaagataaaaaaatttacaattggTTTTCatacaattgtaaaaattgttgttgtttaaagatCTCTAACTTAACTTTCAAAGTAGATTAGCACCAGTGACCTGTAGAGCTTAACTTGCCTAGGGAGGGAGGAAGGAGTGGGCTTATTCAACAATCTGGCAAACAAATTTATTCCGGTAACATgctgtttcatttttgtccataaaATGCTCACACCCTTGTTCCCATTTTCTACTTACTGGTGTGTAAGCTTTGGTGGCATATATTTAGCCTTTATGTAAACCTGGTTGCAttccttaaacatgttttattaaTAACCAGTTCAGTTTTCCAAGGggaaaattgtcattttgctattgtttaatgtttttgtgcAGCCTCAGTGGAAATAATCATCAATTTCTGGGGGAGAAACATTAAAGTACTCAGATGTTGTGGATCCATAGCAACAAACACGAGCATTGTGAAGAAGGACACATGTCACATACATTTTACCTACAGCACTTAAActtattttcaagttttttttgaaGTCCAGAAATTTGAAGTAATTTATGATATCTCCAAAAATCCATTCAACAGAAACTCTAACTTCGCTCATGGATTCGTTCCATGCACACTGTAGGGGAGTTAGTCCAGCTCCTCGAAAAGGTCCCTGGAGATGAAGCCGAAGAGGATATGCTGGGTCGCCATATATACAAAGGGGGTTCCCATTTGTGTCAACTGAAAATTGCTGTAATTGGTTCAGCACTCCAGATCTAGCTAACATCCCACTATCATGCCTCTTCCCCTCGACAGGCCCAAACAGATTGGCAACGAGACCATTGGGTGTTGCAATTGAAACGCGGGCGTGGACTTTTTTGTGACCATTGTATAGGCACCTTTGGTTTTGTCCAGGTCGGCAAATGGGCCTTACAGTACCGTCAACAAAGCCCCAACAGTTTTGAAGAGCAGCTCCCTTGTTGTGAACTGCTGTAGCAAACTCCTCTAAGTGTTCAGGGCTTAACCAATCCTGGTCCAATTCAGTAAGAAGGTGGTTCCATGTTTGATACTGGTCGTTCATAACTGCATTGGAAATCATACATAGTTGTGGTTCTGGCCTTCCAAATCTAGGAATCATGTCGACGTATCTACACGGATAGGCGAATctttttagaaaaatacaaaatgccTCAACCATGTCGACATTCAGACCATTGTAGCAAATTATTCTATCTGGTAGAGTCAGGACATCTGTCAAGTTGTATATGTCGTTCTTGTAAAATCTAAACTCAGTTTTACATTCATCATCCGTCATCTTGTCGAGATCGAAGTGGTCGTAGTTCGTGTAGGGTAAATCTGGATTTTTAGGCTTGTTTACATCATAGAGTAACACGAATTCATCAGCATTAATCAAACGGGAAGCATGAGCCAAGAGAATAGTGTCACGAAACTTCGGCATGGTTTTAAAAACCTTTtgctgacaaacaaaacaacgatAGTGTCCGCCAAGGTGTCCGCGTTCTTGCTCATAAAATCGTAATCTAAATTTTGGCGGGAACGCCAACGTCACACAAGGAACCTCGACCCAGGCTTCTCaagttgccgttgccgtcgccgttgtcggaTCGTAAGGTCCTTAATTGCGTTACCAAcacg from Montipora capricornis isolate CH-2021 chromosome 2, ASM3666992v2, whole genome shotgun sequence includes the following:
- the LOC138037854 gene encoding meiosis-specific nuclear structural protein 1-like: MAKESSQSMKWTEEHEVVMLRELMLMQPWQHRKGTSERGDDWEKLAISLNAIPNPQFRVTQRSVRDHYSTMEKRRRKKVREEDRASGIAPEEDKELDQLLDEIMELFNESDKAIDETKQKQEEEVKKAEEMRKRSLETFKESAKRNGDEQQGAKQRKTRASGANTMAYLKERAETEATLKREKLEIKRKELVLQAKEQEGRQQQFDMMNKQTRDIQQLQQQQMQQFMQMNANMMQQHQQQTLALMELMRKFADK